The sequence caaaaaaaaaaaaaaaaaaaaaaaaaaaaaaaaaaaatatatatatataaaggggaaaaaatgtatattaaaatatataattataatataatataatataaaataaaatattatgtgtatatatttttttcttgtgaattatatattactcttaattttacaaattagcatataaacatttttttttttattattcaacAAAGTAATAAGcccaaatatatatatatatatatatatatatatatattacatttaagattattttatttatctcTCCATGagagtaaaaaaaaaaaaaaaaaaaaaattaaatataaaaaaaaaaaaattaaatataaaaaatgaaaaataaaaaataaaaataaaaaaataaaaaaaaaaaaataataaaaaaaaataaaattaccttaattttttttacccTTTTAACCATAagcacatataaatatatatatatatatatatatatatatattaatagtacATATTATGTAAGCCTAAACCTTGtattacacaaaaaaatgtaaatttaagtatacatattatatatatatatataatatatatatttgcttACCTAAAAAAAGGGTatagtataaaatatacattatattatatatatatatatatatatatatatatatattatagtgtGTATTGTTATTGTAAAATACTTtttaagtaataataataatacatatcaatccctcccttttttttttttttttttttttttcttttttattattgtcgcatatataaattaaaatattaattaatcaattttttttataattctcaACATTTACATTTTGAATAATTTAGGTCCTAAGGATGATTATTTGTTAAGTTTCTTTTTCATGAtagttaatttttttttttttttaagaatacagaatataatatatatatatatatataaataattatattttacatatatcacacaaaaataataatattacaaataacatatataatattatattattttttcttttctcttttcttttttccttttttttttttttttttttgcttgtcaccttttatttttgaaacCAAATATAAACACGAATTAGATGAATTTATTGTTTTGttcttttaattattattgttataatatatatatatatatatatatatatattatttatacataattatgtACACTTTTTTCCATGTGATAACCTTCTGTTAGtcttaatttttaaatattataacttATACAATTAAGGTTTAAttctatttattatatatatatatatatatatatatatatatatatatatatttttatttttttttttttattttatatatgtgtatatgttttatttttttattttattgtatgtCAGAGTATacgataaaaaattattctttCACATTTTAAacctttcttattttattataataatgtgtattcatttttaatattgaaGAATCAAATGTAaaacaaatgaaaagaaaacaaaacaaaagaaagaagaagaagaagaaaagaagacaaaaaaatatatctagtaatatataatatttcataattaacaaatttatatatttttataaaaatgtaaaacatatatatatatatatatatatatatatataaaataaaaataaaatcatattattgtttatatacacatatacattTTGTTGTTTACATATTATTGTACGCCTTTTCTGTTCTATATAACaagtttgttttttttacaacataataattttataactCTTAAAAGGTATTGTATtgttatgtaaatatatatatatatatatttttttttttttttttttttttttttttttttctgtagcattataacatatcattctatatagaaaaaggggaaaataaaatagaaacatataaatgtaaataaaaaaaaatatatacatatatatatatatttatttatatatatatttatttatatatatttatttatatatatatatatatttatatatttatatattcatatattcaaATACTTATCacaaacaatatattatttgctTGGATCACCCCCTTTTAATATCCTCTCGATTTTATCCAAAATGCCCACCGAAATGAACTCTTCGTTGCTAGATAACGAAAGCAATTTAAATTTGGTGGATAAGATGTCGCGTTTGTATGACAAGTCTCAAAGAAAAGCAACTAAGAAATTAATTATAGCtagtataatatgtattatttttatggttATTGAAATAGTAGCAGCAATAGTATCTAATTCTTTATCTTTAATGTCTGATGCTTCTCATTTGTTTTGtgatttattatcttttgctttaaatttattttctatatatgtTTCAAGTTTTCAAGGGAACGTAGATATGTCTTTTGGTTACCATAGGGCTGAAATTATAGGTGCactattttctatattttttatatggtcCTTATCagcatatattttatatacagcTATATTTAGATTATTTGATGTACCAAAAGTAAATGGATATATTATGTTTGTTACAGCATTTATTAGTACGTTagcaaatatatttatggcATATGTTTTACAAGTACATTCACATGGATTTGGATTTATGAACGAAAACAAATGTGGTGATCATACACACGAAACATCTTGTCATGATAATTCTTCTTCCTTAATTTTATCAGATCATAAGAATTCTCATAATATGGAAAATGGGAGTGTTAAGAAGAATTTTTCAACAAAGAgatataagaatattaatAGTGACATTATAATAGATGAAAACGATATaagagataataaaaataatatttctggAAATAAAATAGATGGAACGTCTTGTAATTATGTAACctttgattattatgataacatGGAGgaagatgataaaaatgtagGACACGTTAATGATATGTCTGAACAAAATAACAATTTTatgaataaagaaaaatatatgagtaaaaatgtttataatagTACGAATAAGAATTCTAATAATTCCTCCTCTAAAGGTAAAGCAAGTAACATCCAACAAAATAatctaaataataataataatataaataataatataaatcataataataatacatataatcaaataaatgatgaaaaaacaaaaaggaaaaaaaaaagttgttGTGATGTAGAGAAAGTAGAAGAAGATGATTTACAAAAAGATCATGCTTATATTATAGAAAGTGAATATTGTGATGATATATTAGATAATCATAATCATACACATGAATCTACAAATCATGATCATAGtcataatgatataaataacattAGTTTAAAAACAGCTTATCTACATGCACTTAGTGATTTATTACAAAATGTAGGAGTTATGATtgcatcattatttatatggtaTGATCCTAAATATTCAATAGCCGATCCTATATGTtcaattatattttgttgtaTTGTTTTCTCAACAACTATATCAGtaattaaagaaatattaaatatattaatggaAGGTACACCTGTAAGTATTAATTTGATAGATCttaaaaatgatttattaaaaataccaGGTGTATTAGATGTACATGATTTGCATGTATGGTCCTTGTCTATTGGAAAACCAGCATTGGCTTGTCATATAGTTGCTAGCAAAACATATTCTCATAGTGTATTAAATGACGCTACCTTACTAtgtcaaaataaatataaaatattacacaCAACAGTCCAAACGGATTACTCTTCAAACAGATCGAATTGTGAAACTGAAGCTCACCTTAAATGTTCCACATTGAAAGGGGATACTTAAAATGTTGAGcagtacaaaaaaaaaaaaaaaaaaaaaaaaaaaaaaaaaaagaaaaaaaagaaaaaaaagaaaaaaaagaaaaagaagaaaaagaagaaaaagaagaaaaagaagaaaaagaagaaaaaaaagaagagtaGAGCagtacaaaagaaaaaaaaaaaaaaagggttTAAACAAACATATtactgtatatatataataaatattcaaatatacctatttttaatattccatgtttaataaaattaataatacatatatatcaatgCCCCTTACAATTGTAAAGGcgcacacatatatatatatatatatatattattgaaatGATAATtgttgtatataattattttttttttttttttatgaattataaaaaaaattttggtTTCATATcatgtatacatatacatatttttatgtttttattttgtctatatataattttatatacctGCCTATTtattacctttttttttttttttttttaaatataatgaaatgtaatattttttccttaacatttttaatatatatggttttgaaatatatatatatatatgtacacctttttattatgaaatataaaaaaaaaaaaagaaacaagaaagaattaaatatatattctatataaaatacaaaattatcggtatgttattttttttaaatattatacatatatatatatatatatatatatatatatatatatatatattttttttttttttatttaaccatatttattat is a genomic window of Plasmodium falciparum 3D7 genome assembly, chromosome: 7 containing:
- a CDS encoding cation diffusion facilitator family protein, putative; its protein translation is MPTEMNSSLLDNESNLNLVDKMSRLYDKSQRKATKKLIIASIICIIFMVIEIVAAIVSNSLSLMSDASHLFCDLLSFALNLFSIYVSSFQGNVDMSFGYHRAEIIGALFSIFFIWSLSAYILYTAIFRLFDVPKVNGYIMFVTAFISTLANIFMAYVLQVHSHGFGFMNENKCGDHTHETSCHDNSSSLILSDHKNSHNMENGSVKKNFSTKRYKNINSDIIIDENDIRDNKNNISGNKIDGTSCNYVTFDYYDNMEEDDKNVGHVNDMSEQNNNFMNKEKYMSKNVYNSTNKNSNNSSSKGKASNIQQNNLNNNNNINNNINHNNNTYNQINDEKTKRKKKSCCDVEKVEEDDLQKDHAYIIESEYCDDILDNHNHTHESTNHDHSHNDINNISLKTAYLHALSDLLQNVGVMIASLFIWYDPKYSIADPICSIIFCCIVFSTTISVIKEILNILMEGTPVSINLIDLKNDLLKIPGVLDVHDLHVWSLSIGKPALACHIVASKTYSHSVLNDATLLCQNKYKILHTTVQTDYSSNRSNCETEAHLKCSTLKGDT